The following proteins are co-located in the Myxocyprinus asiaticus isolate MX2 ecotype Aquarium Trade chromosome 18, UBuf_Myxa_2, whole genome shotgun sequence genome:
- the LOC127455689 gene encoding ubiquitin-like protein 7 isoform X2, whose amino-acid sequence MVMDKFDVTSGNQLLTKSCLTDYLLLYEPITLKREMESSAWHLSLKLSDKPKSVFQFPDAEPGDVHPGRYLVSTLKQLISAQLPDSLPDPDLIDFVHCGCMLKDDLTLDSYGIKCGSTLHILKKTWPEPEVKPEPVNRSVAAREFRMLQAALHSNAVYRDAVFKMLGNKESLDHIIVASPGLSSDPVALGVLQDKDLFVQFTDPNLLDMLIRSHPALVNAIILVLHSVTSSMSNQTSASSSRNVTASSYSEMPGGFLFEGMSDDEEDFPSGNRAGSSRQQRPSAGSRPMTLRHSGATGPRPITQSELASALALASTPEGSGVTPTLGGQEMSSAGPSVPSGAPVTSSLLSQAIQQALQASGVSSVQGRWQSQMQRLRDMGIQDEELALRALTATNGDLQAALELIFAGGGVV is encoded by the exons ATGGTGATG GACAAGTTTGACGTCACTTCCGGGAATCAGCTGTTGACGAAGAGCTGTCTCACTGACTATCTGCTGTTGTATGAACCGATCACCTTAAAACGG GAAATGGAAAGTTCAGCATGGCATCTCTCCCTGAAACTCAGTGACAAACCCAAATCAGTCTTCCAGTTTCCAGACGCTGAACCAGGAGATGTCCATCCAGGCAGATACTTGGTATCAACACTCAAACAGCTGATCTCAGCACAGTTACCAGACTCCCTGCCTGACCCTGATCTCATAG ACTTTGTGCATTGTGGCTGCATGCTCAAAGACGATCTTACGTTAGACTCCTATGGGATTAAGTGTGGATCAACATTGCATATTCTTAAGAAGACATGGCCAGAACCTGAGGTCAAGCCTG AGCCGGTGAACAGGTCTGTGGCTGCCAGAGAATTCAGGATGCTTCAGGCAGCTTTGCACTCCAATGCAGTGTATAGAGATGCG GTGTTCAAGATGCTGGGTAATAAAGAATCTTTGGACCACATTATAGTGGCCTCTCCAGGACTCAGTTCAGACCCTGTTGCTTTAG GTGTGCTCCAGGATAAAGATCtgtttgtacagtttacagacccaAACTTGCTGGACAT GTTGATCAGATCCCACCCGGCATTGGTCAACGCTATCATCTTGGTATTACACTCTGTTACGAGCAGCATGTCCAACCAAACCAGTGCCAGCTCGTCCCGCAACGTGACGGCCAGTTCTTACAGTGAAATGCCAG GAGGTTTTCTGTTCGAGGGCATGTCTGATGATGAGGAAGATTTTCCGTCT GGAAACAGGGCTGGCTCATCAAGACAACAGAGACCGTCTGCAGGGTCCAGACCGATGACACTGAGACACAGCGGAGCCACAGGACCCCGTCCCATCACCCAGAGTGAGCTAGCGTCAGCTCTGGCTTTAGCCAGCACACCCGAGGGCAGTGGAGTCACACCCACACTGGGTGGTCAG GAAATGTCCTCAGCTGGGCCATCAGTACCCTCAGGAGCACCCGTCACAAGCAGTCTTCTCAGTCAGGCGATACAGCAAGCTCTACAGGCATCTGGTGTGAGCTCAGTACAG GGACGCTGGCAGTCTCAGATGCAGCGGTTGAGGGATATGGGGATCCAGGATGAGGAACTTGCACTGCGCGCATTAACAGCTACGAACGGAGACCTGCAGGCAGCTCTCGAGCTAATTTTTGCTGGGGGAGGAGTTGTCTAA
- the LOC127455689 gene encoding ubiquitin-like protein 7 isoform X1, which yields MVMDKFDVTSGNQLLTKSCLTDYLLLYEPITLKREMESSAWHLSLKLSDKPKSVFQFPDAEPGDVHPGRYLVSTLKQLISAQLPDSLPDPDLIDFVHCGCMLKDDLTLDSYGIKCGSTLHILKKTWPEPEVKPEPVNRSVAAREFRMLQAALHSNAVYRDAVFKMLGNKESLDHIIVASPGLSSDPVALGVLQDKDLFVQFTDPNLLDMLIRSHPALVNAIILVLHSVTSSMSNQTSASSSRNVTASSYSEMPGGFLFEGMSDDEEDFPSQGNRAGSSRQQRPSAGSRPMTLRHSGATGPRPITQSELASALALASTPEGSGVTPTLGGQEMSSAGPSVPSGAPVTSSLLSQAIQQALQASGVSSVQGRWQSQMQRLRDMGIQDEELALRALTATNGDLQAALELIFAGGGVV from the exons ATGGTGATG GACAAGTTTGACGTCACTTCCGGGAATCAGCTGTTGACGAAGAGCTGTCTCACTGACTATCTGCTGTTGTATGAACCGATCACCTTAAAACGG GAAATGGAAAGTTCAGCATGGCATCTCTCCCTGAAACTCAGTGACAAACCCAAATCAGTCTTCCAGTTTCCAGACGCTGAACCAGGAGATGTCCATCCAGGCAGATACTTGGTATCAACACTCAAACAGCTGATCTCAGCACAGTTACCAGACTCCCTGCCTGACCCTGATCTCATAG ACTTTGTGCATTGTGGCTGCATGCTCAAAGACGATCTTACGTTAGACTCCTATGGGATTAAGTGTGGATCAACATTGCATATTCTTAAGAAGACATGGCCAGAACCTGAGGTCAAGCCTG AGCCGGTGAACAGGTCTGTGGCTGCCAGAGAATTCAGGATGCTTCAGGCAGCTTTGCACTCCAATGCAGTGTATAGAGATGCG GTGTTCAAGATGCTGGGTAATAAAGAATCTTTGGACCACATTATAGTGGCCTCTCCAGGACTCAGTTCAGACCCTGTTGCTTTAG GTGTGCTCCAGGATAAAGATCtgtttgtacagtttacagacccaAACTTGCTGGACAT GTTGATCAGATCCCACCCGGCATTGGTCAACGCTATCATCTTGGTATTACACTCTGTTACGAGCAGCATGTCCAACCAAACCAGTGCCAGCTCGTCCCGCAACGTGACGGCCAGTTCTTACAGTGAAATGCCAG GAGGTTTTCTGTTCGAGGGCATGTCTGATGATGAGGAAGATTTTCCGTCT CAGGGAAACAGGGCTGGCTCATCAAGACAACAGAGACCGTCTGCAGGGTCCAGACCGATGACACTGAGACACAGCGGAGCCACAGGACCCCGTCCCATCACCCAGAGTGAGCTAGCGTCAGCTCTGGCTTTAGCCAGCACACCCGAGGGCAGTGGAGTCACACCCACACTGGGTGGTCAG GAAATGTCCTCAGCTGGGCCATCAGTACCCTCAGGAGCACCCGTCACAAGCAGTCTTCTCAGTCAGGCGATACAGCAAGCTCTACAGGCATCTGGTGTGAGCTCAGTACAG GGACGCTGGCAGTCTCAGATGCAGCGGTTGAGGGATATGGGGATCCAGGATGAGGAACTTGCACTGCGCGCATTAACAGCTACGAACGGAGACCTGCAGGCAGCTCTCGAGCTAATTTTTGCTGGGGGAGGAGTTGTCTAA